A genomic segment from Kyrpidia tusciae DSM 2912 encodes:
- a CDS encoding YbdD/YjiX family protein, protein MKSSVEDWLCKLRTNVKTVFGMPDYEAYLERHQRVHPEKPPLSRQEFYTQYLKDRYDSGSPTRCC, encoded by the coding sequence GTGAAATCCTCGGTGGAGGACTGGTTGTGTAAACTGCGCACGAATGTGAAAACAGTTTTCGGCATGCCGGACTACGAGGCGTATCTGGAGCGCCATCAGCGCGTTCACCCGGAGAAACCTCCGCTGTCCAGGCAAGAATTCTACACCCAGTATCTCAAAGATCGATACGACAGCGGCAGCCCGACGCGCTGCTGCTGA